ATTGCGTGACGCCATGCCGCTGATGTTCGCTGCGATCACCGGCCAGGCCAGCTCGGTCTCGGTGCTCGACGCGATGGAAATCCTCGGGCCGGACCTGACGCGTTTCCGCCTGCGCCAGGCCATCGACCTGCTCGGTGGCGTGTCGAAGAAGGAGAACAAGGAGTGGGAAAAACTGCTGGGTGCGATCGCCTAAGCGGTCGGTGAGGCTGGACATACCCCGGTTTTGCGGGGTATGTCGGTAAGTGATTGTTATCCCGGCAAAAAACTTTCAATTTCTTTGAAAATAAATTTGACAGCCCTCCGATACGCCCTTAAGATTCGCCCCGTCCTCAGCGATGAGGGGCTATAGCTCAGCTGGGAGAGCGCTTGCATGGCATGCAAGAGGTCGACGGTTCGATCCCGTCTAGCTCCACCAATTTACACTTCAAGGCCTGGCCACACCGGCCTTGAAGCGATCAGCACTCAGTGTTGATCAGTTGTATAGAAGGGTTTGCGTCCCCTTCGTCTAGTGGCCTAGGACACCGCCCTTTCACGGCGGTAACAGGGGTTCGAGTCCCCTAGGGGACGCCAGTTTTACAGAAGTGATGTTGCAAGATGTCGCTCCGCCGCGAGGCGAAAATCCGGGGCTATAGCTCAGCTGGGAGAGCGCTTGCATGGCATGCAAGAGGTCGACGGTTCGATCCCGTCTAGCTCCACCAATTTACACTTCAAGGTCTGGCCACACCGGCCTTGAAGCGATCAGTCCTCAGCGCTGATCATGTTCAGAAGGTTTGTGTCCCCTTCGTCTAGTGGCCTAGGACACCGCCCTTTCACGGCGGTAACAGGGGTTCGAGTCCCCTAGGGGACGCCACGATTACCCGCTCTGCGGGATTTTATAAGGGTCATTCAATTCTTGAATGGCCCTTTTGTTTGTCTGGCGTTCAGCCAATTTCCCATCCTCAATGAATATGTCTGACCGGCGGTTGAAGATTTCGCTTGCAGAAATTTATTATGGGAATAATATTTCAATCGTAATATTCGGAGGCAACGATGAACGATAAAAAGGCACAAACCCGTGAACGCATTCTCAAGGCCGCCAGCGATGCGCTGATCCAGCGCGGGCCGGCCGAGCCGAGCGTCGGCGAGGTGATGGGCGCGGCGGGGCTGACGGTGGGCGGTTTCTATGCCCATTTCGAAAGCAAGGATGCCTTGATGCTGGAGGCGTTCAAGCAATTGCTCAGCCGCCGCCGTGGCTTGATCGCCGATATGGACTCCGAACTCACCGGTGAAGAGCGGCGCGCGTTGGTTGCGGCGTTCTACCTGTCGCGCAAGCACCGCGACTCCACCGAGCAAGCGTGCCCGATCCCGGCGTCGGTCGGCGAGCTCGGGCGGCTGCCGGATGCGTTTCGTGAAGTCCTCAATGAACACATCGAGCTGATGGTCGCGCAATTGGCCGCCAGCCCGGAAGACGCCGACAAAGCGTTGTCCGACATCGCCTTGATGGTCGGTGGCCTGGCCCTGGCCCGGGCGTTGGGCCCGGGCGAGTTATCGGATCGTTTGCTGCGCGCCGCCAAGTCGGCGGTGCGCTGAGCTAAGGCGCAAGCCCTGGAGATGAGCATGGACAGGTTGAGCTGGATTCGTGGCGTCAATGGCACGCTTGGCCGGATAGCACCGAGCCTGGTGGCGAAGAAAATGCGCAAGGTGTTCATGCATCCCCGCAACCTGCCGCCGCGGGACTGGGAATTGCCCTTGCTGGTCACGTCCGAGCGCATCACCTTGCGCTTCGGCCTGTCCGCCTTGCGCTGGGGCAAAGGCCCGGCTGTCCTGCTGATGCACGGTTGGGAAGGGCGGCCCACTCAATTCGCGGCGCTGATTACCGCGCTGGTAGACGCCGGTTACACCGTGGTGGCGCTGGATGGACCGGCCCATGGTCGTTCGCCGGGGCGCGAGGCCAATGTCCTGCTGTTCGCCAGGGCGATGCTCGAAGCTGCCGCCGAGCTTCCGCCGTTGCAGGCAGTCATCGGCCATTCCATGGGCGGTGCCAGTGCCATGCTTGCAGTGCAGTTGGGCTTGCGTACCGAGACGCTGGTCAGCATCGCCGCGCCGGCACGTATTCTTGGTGTCCTGCGTGGATTCGCGCGGATGATGGGCCTGCCGCCTCGGGCACGTTCAGCCTTCATTCGCCAGGTGGAACAGGACGTGGGCATGCAGGCGTCGAAGATGGATGTCGCGCAATACCAGTTGGATATTCCAGGGCTGATTGTCCACGCCGAAGACGACAATTCAGTCTCGGTCAAGGAGTCGCAATTGATCCATGAAGCCTGGTT
The Pseudomonas marvdashtae genome window above contains:
- a CDS encoding TetR/AcrR family transcriptional regulator; its protein translation is MNDKKAQTRERILKAASDALIQRGPAEPSVGEVMGAAGLTVGGFYAHFESKDALMLEAFKQLLSRRRGLIADMDSELTGEERRALVAAFYLSRKHRDSTEQACPIPASVGELGRLPDAFREVLNEHIELMVAQLAASPEDADKALSDIALMVGGLALARALGPGELSDRLLRAAKSAVR
- a CDS encoding alpha/beta fold hydrolase, translating into MDRLSWIRGVNGTLGRIAPSLVAKKMRKVFMHPRNLPPRDWELPLLVTSERITLRFGLSALRWGKGPAVLLMHGWEGRPTQFAALITALVDAGYTVVALDGPAHGRSPGREANVLLFARAMLEAAAELPPLQAVIGHSMGGASAMLAVQLGLRTETLVSIAAPARILGVLRGFARMMGLPPRARSAFIRQVEQDVGMQASKMDVAQYQLDIPGLIVHAEDDNSVSVKESQLIHEAWFDSRLLRLPQGGHQRVLADPRVIDGVLSLLAGRSLQARQSA